The Molothrus ater isolate BHLD 08-10-18 breed brown headed cowbird chromosome 2, BPBGC_Mater_1.1, whole genome shotgun sequence DNA segment CATAACGGGACAGAAAGAAGCAATATGAAACCCATCTCTACTGAGATCTATGTCAAGCACATTTGATGAAGgtaaatataaacataaatttgctttttgttgGCAGGCCCTTATAATACAGgatcagaaagaaaagtgtGGTGGCACGCTGCTTTCCCCAGAGTGGGTGGTCACTGCAGCTCACTGCTTGGAGCATGTTCACCCTAAACAGCTTCGGGTGAGACTGGGTATGTATCTTCCCCTCCTCATCTTATCAAGGTGGTGGCAGCTTCCCAACCTGATAAAATCAGAATAGAAGGCTTTGGCAGTACAAGGTAATTGTCCTTAGAGGTGTCAGACTAGAAACACCCCACATCCTCAGACTTCCAAGGACTCAAGAGCTACCTGACATGACCTGCAATTAATAACTTTTCCAGGtgaacacaaaataaatgttgaTGAGAAAACTGAGCAAGAAAGTGGAGTGGCCAGGATGATCACTCACGAAGAGTACAGGAATGGACAGGTCAATAATGATATTGCCCTCTTGAAACTGCAAACACCTGTGAATCTCACTGACCATGTGGTGCCAATATGTTTGCCTGAGAAAAGGTTTGCTGTGTATGAACTGTCCACCATCAAGTTCTCCACAGTAAGTGGATGGGGACGCCTAATAGACGGAGGTGCCACCTCTTCTGTCCTGATGAGAGTTGATTTGCCACGTGTAAAGACACAAGTATGTGAAAAGGAGACTGATTTAAATATCACAGAGAATATGTTCTGTGCAGGAGACCTGTCTGGGGTTAAGGACTCCTGCAAGGGAGACAGTGGTGGTCCTCATGCTACACAGTACAAGAACACTTGGTTTCTGACTGGGATTGTCAGCTGGGGAAAGGGCTGCGCTGTTGAAGGCAGCTATGGGGTTTACACTAGGGTATCCAAATACATTGACTGGTTGAGGAAGCACATGGACTAATGATGTTGAGCCACATCATTTCCAGGTTGTGCTATTGCCCCCCAGTCCCTCTGTACCATTTTCCCATTGAAAGATTCCTTCATTATCTTAGATATTTGATACAGGCCGTACCCACAACAGTATTAAAGATTTGAAGTGAGCCTAAGGCCTACTTGAATACATAAAATAACTTCTCTCTCAGTGTTGTTTGTAAACTGGTGTATCTTGTCAAGCAGGCAGAGAATGACCATAACAAATCAGACACAATGTCCCTTCTGTTCTGCATCCATTGCTGCTAAAAATCAGAGCTACATGCTGAGAGAGAGACTATCAGCTACACATCATGCAGACCATAAACCTTCCTCCAGCCACTCTCTCAGCTTCTGGTAATCAATGAAGTACAGACTTCCTGAGCCAGAAGTTGCATTAGACTGAACAGTCATGAATGAATGTGTTGTCCATAACTGTGTGCAATCTCCTTTGAACACGTTTATGCTTCTGGCTTCCATAACTTCCTATGCTATGGGTCCTGTAATATAATGATGAAatagcagaaacaaaaatagaaaaggtgCTTCTTTTAACTTATGTTAGAGCAGCTTTCTCCAACAGTTGCAGTGGCAACAGGGAGATTTGAAGGGAGGGACTGCAGACACTCTCCAGGACAAGAAATATGGGAAAAGGTTGATTCCATATTTACAGGTCTGCTATGAAAACTTGATTTAAATCTTCTTGCACCAAGTATTATTGCTGTAAGGCTAGTAAGTGCAATATTTAACCCTATATTTATGAGTGGTAAAGAATACCACTGATTTAATCTTACCTTTGCCTTGGTATTATGCATGTCGATAAGAGTGCAAATGAAAGGGAATGTTTATCAGTTGTCCAGTATAATCTCAATTGTACTCTCTATCCTGAGATCTAAAGCCAGATCAGGATAATTGTCTACCCCTCTGCAAAACACTGAACAAAGACCATTCACTAAAGTCTTAAGGCATGAATGATAGAACCTGAAGCTCTCTGAAAACATACACAGTTCAAAAATGTACTTTCTAACCTTAGCATGAAAACACTGAGAAGGTGAGGAAGATAAAACTGAACTAGGAGATTGGGAAACAGTTTAACTATCTCATGCAGAATTTACACTCTAGATTGTTCAAATAATGCAGAGTATCAACTCAATCACAAAAGCTTATCAGCAGGTAAGACACAATTGATCATACTCCATTATTAGGGGAAAACATTGTCATTGTATGGTACATACCATGCAGTACTGAACATCCTATAACCTGTTTTACCAACAGAGAAGGAAGTTTTACTGTTCATTTAGGTAGTGAACTGAACTAGGAAAGGCAGCAAATTTCAGAGACCTGAAAAACAAGAGATGTTACAGTATACATGTATACATGCACTAGAGGTTCTCCTTACTCCTAAAGAGAGTCCAGTCTCAAGGAGAAAGTAAGTAGTAACCAGCAAATAAAGCCTCATTTTCATTTAGATAAGGTGCTCGGCACTTTAAAACCATCCCTGACGACCCCTCAAGGTAGA contains these protein-coding regions:
- the F7 gene encoding coagulation factor VII, translated to MTSRQYVALFLCFLLLIPLSLDAVFLKQEEASNVLQRQRRANSFFEEIKLGSLERECIEEKCSYEEAREIYGDVERTEEFWHIYSDPNQCASNPCQNGGICDDQFQDYVCRCPVEYEGKSCEKAVADKLKCIFDNGGCEQYCTDKQSKTRLCFCDDDYSLASDGVSCIPQVKYPCGKIPMLAKKNSTARGRIVGGFICPPGECPWQALIIQDQKEKCGGTLLSPEWVVTAAHCLEHVHPKQLRVRLGEHKINVDEKTEQESGVARMITHEEYRNGQVNNDIALLKLQTPVNLTDHVVPICLPEKRFAVYELSTIKFSTVSGWGRLIDGGATSSVLMRVDLPRVKTQVCEKETDLNITENMFCAGDLSGVKDSCKGDSGGPHATQYKNTWFLTGIVSWGKGCAVEGSYGVYTRVSKYIDWLRKHMD